In Oryza sativa Japonica Group chromosome 1, ASM3414082v1, the genomic stretch ATGAACTATCTTAAGTTTACCTGAATCTGACATGCTCGGTGGTGGGCAATGCAGCGGCGGAACGCCTGCAGGAGAGAACCACTCAGGAGGCCACTCGAACGGCATGTCGTCGTGGTTCCCGAACACCGTCGCCCACGGGATCCCCCTGCCTCTGGTCGGAGAAATCGCTCTGTCCCAGTACAGGCTCGCGTTGGGGATCCCTAGATTGTTCGCGGTCACGAGGTCGCCGAGGTACACCACGAAGTCTGCGAATTCCGGGAGATTTCAGCGAAAAGAACTCGCAATTTTACATTTCAGGCGAGGGGACGCCGCACGCACCGGGCTTCTCGGCGTCGAGGACGGCGGCCATGACGCGGTCGGAGCCGGCGTCCTGCCGTGGGCCCCAGTCCGTCCAGGCGTTCTCGCCGTAATGCAGGTCGGCGAAGAGCGCCACCTTGAACCCTCCTCCCGACGCGAACCGCAGCggccggcggctgctgctgctggccgtggtgtcagggcgccggtgctccGCCACCGCCAGAGCAAGCGCGGCGCAGAGGGCGGCGAGCAgtgcgccggccgccgccaggcgACGCCAGCACCGCATCCCGGCGTACGTGCTCCGACGGTTCAGTCAATCGGAGTCGGACGCGTGAcggatctccggcgacggcggtggcagaAGCGTGCCGGAGCAGATGCTGGTGGCTGCAAATGATGGGTAGAGCTGCGATTAACGTCAGTACGTCACTGCTGCTTGTGCATTGATTGATGGGTCACTGTCCACAAAAGAGTAAAGACGCGGCGCTTTATTTCGTTGCGTTACGCTGATTGTTAGCGTAAATATAAATAAAGTGGACACAAGATAATGGGACAGTCACGTTACGCCGAATCATGTCATTCATCcagaagcagagagagagagagagagagagtatatgcGGCGAGGAGCTCAGGTAGCAAGCAAGAATATGCTCTCCGAAGATGGATTTTAATAAAAGATGAGTAAGTTGTCGTGGCTAGAAAATGCATCTCGACttgtttaatactccctccatactcgtaaagagATCGTTTAGtacaatatttaagtcaaaccttaaaaATATAGGTCGAATCTAATTTATacccctcaaccacaaaacagGATATGACGACTCCTCAAACTATTAAAACTAGTGCAATTTGACTTTCtcagcggttttgctgacgtgacgCTAATGTGGCAGTGTTGACATGGTGTTCGTctcacgtggcgcttatgtgatATTAGAATTAAAAGAATATCTGTGAGATCCATCTGTCATTTACACACGCAAAAATATATTGTggggtacgaattagattcggcctATTTTAATGGGaatcaaagtggactttttctgTTACGGAAATGCTATATACCAGTATACCGTTGGACGGGATACCCTTCGTCCACCTTTCCCATCCAAATAGGAACGAGGCTGAGCACCTAAGccgtgaggaggaggtggccatCGGCGCCTAAGCCGTGAGAAGGTGGCCATCGGCGACTCCGGCGCAGGCTGGGAATAAGACCCGCTCGGGGAGAAGAGGACGTGGCCACCGGAGACGCGGCCGCCGGCAACATGGTCGTTGGATTGCCGCCTGGTGCTCCATCCGCGTGGCCGGCCGGTGCGCTCTCCGCCGGTGCCCCAACTCCATCACCGGCGACGTGGCCATCGGCGACGTGGCCATCGGCGACGTGGTCGCCGGATTTGCCGCCGGGAGCTCCAGCACCGTTGCCTGCCAACCACCACGCCGCCGTTAACGCCCACCCTTGGCTCCATCTGCgtggccggccggtccgccctccgccggcgccCCAACTCCGTTGCGGGCCCTCTCCGGTCGgcgccttcgtcgccggccgtcgatcCCGCTGTGAGTCCGGGCCTTCATCCTATCCATCTGCTACTTTGGGGGAGAAAAGAGACAAGACGGGGGTGCAAAGAACTTGTTAATTTGGTCATGGCTGGCTGTGGAGTGTGGTAGAATCATCTTCTACGTGGTAAGAATTGCATGATACATGAGTTAAGTATCAGGACCTGATACATCGCAAGCATCACCCACCACGTgataagaatcgcatgatacctcataggtatcatctgatacctcgcaagtatcatcTGATATGTGGTAGAAACACAAGTATCACACGATCCTACTAAAGTATCATCTGTGAAACCCATAGGATCTTGTTACTAGATATGATACCTATGTAGTGTCATGCGGTACTGCATAGGTATCACACATAATGATACTTTTGAGGAGTATCATGTGATCCTCCTAGGATATCATTTGTGCAAACTAATGATACCAAACATGATACAGATGAGGATCATGATACCTCTCAGGTATCACATGATCCTCCCAAAGTATCACCTATGAAACCTGGTGAAACCGAACATGATACTAAGGAGGATCATGATACCTCCCAGGTTTAACATGATCCTACTCAAGTATCACTTGATACCTCGCAACTATTATCTTCTACGTGGTAAGAATCGTATGATACCTTATATGTATCACCTGATAATTAGCtggtatcaggtgatacctaccaggtatcatgcgattctaccacgtatcaggtatcagacgattcctATCACGTATCAGGCGATACTCGtgaggtatcatgtgatacctatcaggtatcgtGTGATTTCTACGACGTATCGGGgtgatacttgtgaggtatcATATTCATATGATACCTACTAGATACCAGGAGCTGGGTGTCGAGGTGTCGAggcatcgtcgccggcggccgcgtcctcccCCATCCACGCTCCACACTGAACCCgaacctcgtcgccggcagccgcATCCTCCCCCGTCCACGGTCCACATCGGAGCTCGTCGCCAGCGACCGTGTCCTCCGTCGGGAGCTCGTCACCGGCAGACGCGTCCGTCGTCCACGCCTCagccggcggccgcgtcctccaCGCCGGAGGTCGTCCGCGCCGTTTgcgtccgcgccgccggcgttaGCCGCATCTGTGCTACTCCCACATCTCGCTTGGCGCCATGGCCTGCGCTCTCGCGTCTGAGGGAGGTGGACATGGAGCGATCCTGTTGGGACAGTATCCCAACGAGATACCGGTATATAGCAGCCTCCTTTCTGTTAACTTACGAGTCTGGCTATGGGAGCCCACAGGCTATTTGTCTCTAATGCTCAAAGCGAGAGAGTCTCAGCCTTGCTACATGCAAAGGATACGTGTGTAACAATGTACCAACACTGTAACACATCGATGAAGAGGTTTGGTCAGAAAAAAATGGACACCAAACCGAGTCCTAATTGCAATGAGATTCAGGTGCAACGTAAGGCAGAAACCAAGAGCTGCTGCAGCCGGGAACATATACGAAGCCGCAccccggcgtcgccgtcggcagGCGATACTCCCGAGGATGCCCGTCGTAGTACTCGAAGGACACGAACGGCCGAGCGAAGTAGAGGTGGTTGCGCAGCGCGTCACGGCCGCCTCGCGTCGACACGCACAGGCTGCGGCCGCCGATCCCCACCAGGATGGCCACCTCGCCGAGATCCTCCACGGGGAGCCACCTCCCCTCCTCGCGCTCCTCGTAGCGGGACACCTCGTACCGCCGGGACCCGCGGAGGTAGCCGTGTCGCGCATGGTCTTCGTCGTCCATGGCGCCGACGCTGCTCACCATGagcaggtcgccgccgccgagcgacTCCACGAGTGCGGCCCACGTGCACTTCTCCGGCCTCGGCTCCGTGACGCGCGTCGCGTGCAGGCCGCTCGAGCTCGCGTCCGGCGCCCAGGCGGTCACCGCGGCCTCGCGGCTCGCCGTGTAGAACGCGCCCTTGTGGTAGACGACGTCGACGTACTTGTGCTGCATCCATTTCGGGAACCACAGCGCCGTCCACGACTTGGCGCCGGGCCGGAGGAACGACAGGCCGTTCCCGCCGCCGTGGATCAGCATCACGGCGAAGGTGCCGACACGGCGGCCGGGAACCAGCTCCGCCTTCTGGAACATGGACTCGCCCATCTGGTCGAGGTCCCTGGCCACCTTCTTGCTGCCGGACGAGGTGATGGGAGGCAGCGGGAACGCCCTGCCGGTGACGGCCTCGAGCAGGGACAGGCCGCACTCCTCGTCGACGGTGACGAGCCAGCCGTGGGAGGACCCGATGATGCGGGTCACtggcgcggcgccgccgtcgctggggATGCGGACGATTCGTTCGCGGGTGAGGCGGAGAGGACAGAGCTCGATGCCATTGCTCCACTGGTCTAGTCTCACGCTGTACGGGCGGCTCGGTTGTTCGAGTGTGCGGAGGCGCGTGGTTTTCAGGGCGCGGCGCCACGGCCGGCAGACGGCGGAGCACACGACGTTGTCGAGGGGTCCGGCGCAGCGGGCGATGTCGTCGAGCGCTTCAGGTGGCAGGTCAGAGAAGCAGACGGGCGCCATGGTGTTTGGAGGTGCAGATGTGTAACGACAATTCAGTGTTTAGCCAGCGATTGTGATGACGTGGTGTTCGGTGTTTATCGTTCATTCATCTGTGTTAAGATGGTGATTCTACGAGATTATCTCTACAACCAACGGCCAAATATACGTATCTGTGATAAGATGGTGATTCTACGAGATAATCTCTACAACCAACGGCCAAATATACGTAGACGTTATTACTTCATTTTCCCCCAACGAAGCTGATAAAGGATCGATCCAATATTCCCGTGCTCGATCGTGCCTTCGTGGCATGTACGGAAGTATCGTGCAATTTGGAACGGAATACTACAGGCACTTTCTGTATATTTATATGAGGTGTCCATGAATTTTGAGAGGCGAATTTGCACAAATTCGAAACAAACCTGACTTGTATTTGAAGTGCaacttttttgaaagaaaaacttTAGTTTATATCCAGCTTTGAAGGGCTAACATATTGGAAGCATCTCTGCAAACCAAATCAGCTCCTTGCTATTTTCTTTTCAGTAAAAGGCAACGTACCCATTAACGACGAGACACCCGACTAACTTATAGAAATTGTATTTCAACTTGCATATATGTGGAGTgatatactatatttttttaaaaaaaaacataaccatttttttaatatacagTAAACGAGTGGACATCAATCGGTTAATTAGAAACCATCTATATATGTGCGGACTTACCCATAACAAGTAATCCTGCGGTGGTAGAACAAGCCAATTTTTTTATACGAATCTAGACTATTTAAATTTGTGTAAAcaataatttattttgagacagagagAGTAAAGTAGACACGTTAGTCGGTGATTCAAAAATACACATTAAACATAGCCGGGTCTAATACCAATGGAATTCAGGTGCAACATAAGGCGCAAACCAAGAGCCGCCGTAATGCGGCACAATCAGGTAAGTACAacccggcgtcgccgtcggcagGCGATACTCGTCAGGGTGGAAGCAGTAGTATTTGCCTGATTCGTAGGACGGCCATGCGAAAAAGAGGCGGTTGCGCAAATCGTCGTGGAAGCCTCGCGTCGACACGCACAAGCTGCAGCTGCTTCCCACCAAGATGGCAGCCTCGCCGAGATCCTCCACGGGGAGCCACGACGACGTCccctcgcgctcgccgtcgtAGCGCGACACCGCGTACCGCCGGCGCGGTAGCCGGTACCATTGGCCATGCGCGGCAAAGCCTTCTTCCACGACGAAGCTGCTCACCATGAgcaggtcgtcgccgccgaccgacTCCACGAGGGCGGCCCACGTGCACTCCTGCGTCGGCTCCGAGACGCGCCCCGCGTGCAGGCCGCTGGAGCTCGCGTCCGGCGCCCAGGcggccacctcgccgtcgcggcTGGCAGTGTAGAACGCACCGCGGTGGAACACGATGTCCGTGTACTTGTGCTGCATCCGTTTCGGCACGCGCACCGCCGTCCACGATTTGGCATCGGGCCGGAGGAACGACAGGCCGAACCCGCCGCCGTGGATCAGCATCACGGCGAACGCGCCCAGCCGGCGGCCGGGAGCCAACGTCGCCTTGTAGAACATGGACTGGTCGAGCTCCTTGGCCACCTTCTTGCTGCCGGACGAAGTGATGGGAGGCAGCGGGAACACCCTGCCGGTGAAGGCCTCGAGCAGGGACAGGCCGCACTCCTTGTCGACGGTGACGAGCCAGCCATGGGAGGACCCGATGATGCGGGTTGGTAGCTTGTCGCCGCCGTCAACCATGGCGATGGGGACATAGATGGTTGATTCACTGCTGCAGCCGAGGCGAACGGCCAGGCAGAGACTGATGGTGCCGTTCCTCCACTTGTCTAGTCTCACGCTGTACGGGCGGCTAGGTCGTTTGAGTAGGCGGAGGCGCGTGGTTTTCAGGGCGCGGCGCCATGGCCGGCAGACGGCGGAGCAGACGACGTTGTTGAGGGCGCCAGCGCGGCGGGCGATGTCGTCGAGAGCTTCAGGTGGCAGATCGGAGAAGCTGACATGCGCCATTGTTGGCGATGGAAATGTAACAACTATACAGTGTTTATCCAGCGATAGTGAAGGAGCGATCCTCGGTGTTTATGGTTCGTTCCTCTGTTTAAGATGCTGATTCTACGAGATTATCTCTATAACAAACAGCCAAATATAGACTTACTTGACTTGCCCCCAACGAAACTGATTAAATTAAGATCCATCTTCCATTAGCCCAATCTTCCAGTGTTCGTGACATCCATCCATTCAGTCTGTACTGGGAAACAAATAACGTTTTGCAGATTGTATAGAAGGTGTCCATGCATTCTGAGCGGCAAATTTGCACAAAGTTGAAACTACCAGATTTGTATTTGAaatcaagaaaacaaaatattgaTTTGTCTAGTTTCGAAGATCTAACGTTTTCTTGAGAAAGTACACAGAGGTACCATATTAAGTACCTTAAGGTACAAAAAATTCTAGCCTAAAATTTAGATACCTCAAAATATTTTCTAAAGTAGTGTAAAATTTCTCTTTCTGCAAGTCAAAACCGTTGTAGACTTCTGCTCTTGGACAGGGTCGGCCCTGGGGCAGCGCGGAAGGTCTGGGCCCTAGGGCAGCGCGGAAGGTGTGACTGTATTGGGCCTCCAAAATATGTATACAATGATATCACTGTATCAGGCCTGATAGGTTTAGAGAAAAGATAGAAGACCGATCGACGATCGAGTATATCGTGACTGTTTGAttgtattttaaatttattagtGTGAAATTCGTTAATGACATGagttttaaaatattatctTGTTTTTTTATGATGAATGGGGATCttcattttttgttttgcaCCGGGCCACCAAAAAGTCAGGGCCGGCCCTGCTCTTGGATATAGAGTGTCCCTCTCAACTTTTATCTCTCTTTAACTATATTGGAAGGCTGTTGCTGCAATTACACATGTAAATGAGAAGAAACAACTTGTTTGGCAATTTGAGGGAATAGATTTAGGAGTTTAGACGAGAGAATTAATGATGATATTAACATGAAAATTTGATTAAGAGTTTAGATAGGAGAATTGACAGTGATATTAACCGTGTCGATTCTAAGATTTGAGTCGTGTATAAATAGGTTCCACCACAAGAATTATAACCAGTTGAGATACGTTCGCTTCGTAATAACATATGTGACTATAATAAGTCAAACAAGTTATGTATGCATCACTTTAGCTGAAACTGCTAACACTACTGTAGAGGAACATTAAGCTAAGGAAAACGGGGCCTGATTGCAACGGAATTCAGTTGGAAGCCATatcccgccgacgccgtcggCAGCGAGTAGGCGGTAGGGTGGCCGAGCGAAGTAGAGGTGGTTGCGCAACGCGTCGCGGGAGCCTCGCGTCGACACGCTCAAGCTGCAGCTGCTCCCCACCAAGATGGCCGCCTCCCCGAGGTCCTCCACGGCGAGCCACGCCCCCTCGCGCTCGTGCAACCGAGACACCATGagcaggtcgccgccgccgatcgacACCACGAGGGAGACCCACGCGCACTCCTGCCTCGGCTCCGAGACGCGTCCGGCGTCCAGGCGCTCACCTCGGCGTCGCGGCTGACCGTGTAGAACGCGCCCTGGTGGAACACGACGTCGACGAACTTTTGCTTCATCCATTTCGGGACGCGCACCGCCGTCCAGCATTTGGCGCCTGGACGGAGGAACGACATGCCGAACCCGCCGCCGTGGATCAGCATCACGGCGAAGGTGCCCAGCCGGTGGCCGGGAACCAGCTCGGCCTTCTGGAACATGGACTCGCCCATCTGGTCGAGGTCCTTGGCCACCTTCTTGCTACCGGACGAAGTGATGGGAGGCAGCGGGTACAACCTGCCGGTGACGGCCTCGAGCAGGGAcaggccgccgtcctcgtcgacggtGACGAGCCAGCCGTGGGAAGAACCGACGATGCGGGTTACTGGCGCGGCGCCGTCGTGGTTGGCGATGCGGACGGTTCGTTCGCCGTTGATGCAGCGGCGGATGGGATGAAGCTCGATGCTGCCGCACCACAGCTCTAGGTTGACGCTATACGGCCGGTTCGGTTGCTTCAGTAGCCCGAGGCGCGTGGTTTTCAGGGCGCGCCGCCATGGCCTGCAGACGGCGGAGCACACGACGTTGTTgagggcgccggcgcggcgggcgatGTCGTCGAGGGCTTCAGGTGGCAGGTCGGAGAAGCAGACGGGCGGCGCCATGGTTGATAGATTTGGTTGGCGTTGCAAATGTGTACAGTTTGGTTTACCGGCTAATTCCACTGTTTAATAAGGAGGTGATTCTACGAGATAATCTCTGCCACCAGCAACCAAATATGGACTTTAACTTGACTTGCCCCCAACGAAACCGATAAGAGGAATTTTTACAGTACTTTGAGAAAGTACTAAATTTTACGCTACATTCTTAAGGATGATAAAATTAACCAACATTTAAACCTCGATTTGGCCCAGCGACACAAGAACGAAAGTGAAAACCACAACACTCGCCGTCAGAGTTAAGAACATCATCAGTTGGGCACTTGCATATGAAGTCAAATATTTAGTTTCTGTCCAGTTTTGAATATTTAACGTTTGAAATCTCGATTTGGCCCAGCGACCCAAGAACGTGAAAACCACAACGCGATAAAAATCCTTGAAAAATTTCTCTGGGTAACTAAAATCCcttgaaatttctgaaatttaagTACACGGTTTTCAAATTTGTCATCACTTCACCTGCGAGAAACAGCGGAGGGCACAAACCAAACAggatggccgccggcggcgcgccgaaACACCGACATCCTGGACGCCACCCCCGTCTTGACATCGCACACGCCGCTCTCGTACCGCGAGcatcccttctcctcctcctcgaaatCCGCCGCGAACGACTTGACCACGTAGTACACGCAGTTGGGCTTCAGGCACGGGTACTCCCGCGTCGACACGCACTCGCCGTGGTTGATCCCCACCAGCACTgcggcgtcgccgacgtcgtcccGGGAGCGCCACTCGCCCTTGTCCTCGTCCACGTCGAACACCTTGAACCGCCGCGCCCGCAGCGCGTTGCTGTCGTCGAGGATGGCCACGGTGCTCACCACCAGTagccccccgccgccgtccgcctgcTTGGCCAGGTACCTCGCGCCCTCGTAGAACGCCGGCTGGTGGAACGTGTCGCTGTGGAATTCCACCAGCCGCTTGAACTCCCACCTCATGACCGGCCCCGTCACGAGCCGTGGCTTCAGGGCGCGGCCGTCCGGCTCCCACGCCTccacggcgccgtcgccgcgggtGAGCGTGTAGAACGCGCCGTTGTGCCAGATGACGTCCGCGTACCGCGTCAATGCCTGGGTGGGCAGCGACGTCCAGCGGTCGTCGCCGGACCTCGCGAATGCCAGCCCGGAGCCGCCGCTGTGGCTTACCATCACGGCGGCGTAGCTCTCCTTCCGGTGGCTCCCCGGGGCGATGGCCGCCTTCTGGAAGAACTCATCGCGCATCGACTGGACCGGCACCAATTTGGGAGGCTTCCACTCGATCTTGCGATGGCCTTGGAGATGGTGGTGATAGGCGTGATTGTCCACCGCGAAGTATTCcgggacgccgtcgccgtcgccaccgacgGCCGTGACGAAGTACTCGCAGTCGAACGACGTGACGGGCGGCAGGGGTACCTGCGCGCCGTCGGTGAAGGGCtcgaggagggaggcgcggcACGCCTCGTCCACGACGACGAGCCAGCCGTGGGAGCAGCCGATGATGCGGTgggggcgcgcgccgccgctgccgaggtACGCCGTCTTGACGACGTCGCCGTGGCGGGAGGAGAAGTCGACGGCGTTGGCGCCGGAGCAGAGCGCCACAAGGTGGAGGGAGTGGCGGCTGAGGCGAGggcccgccgcgctcgccgcgcgccgccacgaCTTGCAGACGGCGGCAAACACGGCGCGGTCGTCGCCATGGACGCGCTGGGAGATGTCCTCGAGGATCACCGGCAGAAGGTCGGACCAGTCGACGAGTGCGGCGatgccgtccgccgccgccaccgccattatCGCGAGTTCACCGCGCGCCGCGTACCTTCACTTCACATTTAAGATAAGATCGCGGCGCGAGAATCGAGGATGAAATTTGAGGTCGTTCGCTTCGCAGTTAAAATCGCGGCCTCAACGTGGATGGAATTTGAAGACGCAACGGATGGATTTTTTTGGTAACGGTCACAAAGAAGGCAAGTCATCTAGGGCCTATTTGGTTCTCTACCCTACCAATTAATTGGTAGTACCAAAATCTAGGcaaattttggcactaccaatttcTTGGTAGAGCAAAGTTAGCTAATCTATGTTTGGTTTAATACCAATATAAAGCCAAAATTTAGTATGAGAGTGAAGAAGATTTTAGAATGTAGCCAAATTGAGCGTGGGCACTACCAAttgtttggcttcaatccaaactaGCATGTTTACTattaaagttaccaaaattttggtagggtcacgttttggcttcaatccaaaacgACCCCTAATCTTGTGGAATTTGATATATTCTGTACAACGTCTCAAAGCCGTTCCATACGTGATACAGGTTGATGCTAAAAGTTGCCATGTTTTGGTTCCGTATATCAGAAGCTGAAAATTTGGACTAGCTTGTCAAAGCCATAGTAATAATCTGGAAGCAGGGGCGGACGTGCCCATTAGGCGGCATGGGGCGACGGCCGGCCCAGCTATGGCCCGCGCCGCCCCACCC encodes the following:
- the LOC107281124 gene encoding uncharacterized protein, translated to MAPVCFSDLPPEALDDIARCAGPLDNVVCSAVCRPWRRALKTTRLRTLEQPSRPYSVRLDQWSNGIELCPLRLTRERIVRIPSDGGAAPVTRIIGSSHGWLVTVDEECGLSLLEAVTGRAFPLPPITSSGSKKVARDLDQMGESMFQKAELVPGRRVGTFAVMLIHGGGNGLSFLRPGAKSWTALWFPKWMQHKYVDVVYHKGAFYTASREAAVTAWAPDASSSGLHATRVTEPRPEKCTWAALVESLGGGDLLMVSSVGAMDDEDHARHGYLRGSRRYEVSRYEEREEGRWLPVEDLGEVAILVGIGGRSLCVSTRGGRDALRNHLYFARPFVSFEYYDGHPREYRLPTATPGCGFVYVPGCSSSWFLPYVAPESHCN
- the LOC107275494 gene encoding uncharacterized protein — protein: MAHVSFSDLPPEALDDIARRAGALNNVVCSAVCRPWRRALKTTRLRLLKRPSRPYSVRLDKWRNGTISLCLAVRLGCSSESTIYVPIAMVDGGDKLPTRIIGSSHGWLVTVDKECGLSLLEAFTGRVFPLPPITSSGSKKVAKELDQSMFYKATLAPGRRLGAFAVMLIHGGGFGLSFLRPDAKSWTAVRVPKRMQHKYTDIVFHRGAFYTASRDGEVAAWAPDASSSGLHAGRVSEPTQECTWAALVESVGGDDLLMVSSFVVEEGFAAHGQWYRLPRRRYAVSRYDGEREGTSSWLPVEDLGEAAILVGSSCSLCVSTRGFHDDLRNRLFFAWPSYESGKYYCFHPDEYRLPTATPGCTYLIVPHYGGSWFAPYVAPEFHWY
- the LOC107276686 gene encoding LOW QUALITY PROTEIN: uncharacterized protein (The sequence of the model RefSeq protein was modified relative to this genomic sequence to represent the inferred CDS: inserted 1 base in 1 codon), with translation MAPPVCFSDLPPEALDDIARRAGALNNVVCSAVCRPWRRALKTTRLGLLKQPNRPYSVNLELWCGSIELHPIRRCINGERTVRIANHDGAAPVTRIVGSSHGWLVTVDEDGGLSLLEAVTGRLYPLPPITSSGSKKVAKDLDQMGESMFQKAELVPGHRLGTFAVMLIHGGGFGMSFLRPGAKCWTAVRVPKWMKQKFVDVVFHQGAFYTVSRDAEVSAWTPDASXEPRQECAWVSLVVSIGGGDLLMVSRLHEREGAWLAVEDLGEAAILVGSSCSLSVSTRGSRDALRNHLYFARPPYRLLAADGVGGIWLPTEFRCNQAPFSLA
- the LOC4326053 gene encoding uncharacterized protein; the protein is MAVAAADGIAALVDWSDLLPVILEDISQRVHGDDRAVFAAVCKSWRRAASAAGPRLSRHSLHLVALCSGANAVDFSSRHGDVVKTAYLGSGGARPHRIIGCSHGWLVVVDEACRASLLEPFTDGAQVPLPPVTSFDCEYFVTAVGGDGDGVPEYFAVDNHAYHHHLQGHRKIEWKPPKLVPVQSMRDEFFQKAAIAPGSHRKESYAAVMVSHSGGSGLAFARSGDDRWTSLPTQALTRYADVIWHNGAFYTLTRGDGAVEAWEPDGRALKPRLVTGPVMRWEFKRLVEFHSDTFHQPAFYEGARYLAKQADGGGGLLVVSTVAILDDSNALRARRFKVFDVDEDKGEWRSRDDVGDAAVLVGINHGECVSTREYPCLKPNCVYYVVKSFAADFEEEEKGCSRYESGVCDVKTGVASRMSVFRRAAGGHPVWFVPSAVSRR